The following proteins come from a genomic window of Megalobrama amblycephala isolate DHTTF-2021 linkage group LG1, ASM1881202v1, whole genome shotgun sequence:
- the igfals gene encoding insulin-like growth factor-binding protein complex acid labile subunit, with protein sequence MSPFVLLLLYTLGTSVVLADPNKVQSRPSEEPRLSVDPKPSEEPTGQKSEPCSKGCTCLQDDYSLELNVYCSTRNFTQVPSDIPLSTRSLWLDGNLFTNLPVAAFEKLSNLEFLNLQGSLLVSLDGHVFRGLNSLAHLHLERNNIRSLPGTVFQGTPNLASLSLNNNQLSRIDDKLFAGLSHMWLLNLGWNSLSVLPETGFQDLHGLRELVLAGNRLAYLQPQLFQGLTELKELDLTGNYLKVIKANVFLKLPKLQKLYLAQNQIVTVAPRAFVGMKSLRWLDLSRNRLSALHDETFLGLHSLHVLRLSNNSISSLRPGTFRDLQYLEELCLCHNQIRALGVRVFEGLGHLEVLNMENNRLQEARMGTFMGLNHLAVIKLTGSCFHSLPDQVFKGLSKIHSIHLDRGCLTKVSAQSFTGLTGLRRLFLQHNNISTVDRQSFVELQGLQQLDLRFNQLTSITSHTFYGLKNLDYLLLSGNLLRNFPAEALLPLQHLSWLDVSGNKLEFLLNATIYMLPRLRYLNLKDNVLVNLPASIPDSLDQLWLSGNNWKCDCSAKPFQDFILQKPQVVPLQVEMLGEGEEPHTLVTIYNNITCASPPSVSGLDLRNISSEHFRDC encoded by the coding sequence ATGAGCCCCTTTGTACTTCTATTGTTGTACACACTGGGGACATCAGTGGTGCTGGCAGACCCCAACAAAGTGCAATCCAGACCCTCAGAGGAGCCGAGGCTCTCGGTAGATCCAAAGCCCTCGGAGGAACCCACTGGCCAAAAAAGTGAGCCTTGCTCAAAGGGATGTACCTGTCTTCAAGATGACTACAGTTTAGAGCTCAACGTCTACTGCAGCACACGCAACTTCACCCAGGTTCCCTCCGACATCCCTCTGTCTACGCGCTCGCTATGGCTGGATGGAAACCTGTTTACGAACTTACCAGTGGCTGCTTTCGAAAAGCTATCCAATCTGGAGTTCCTAAACCTGCAGGGCAGCCTGTTGGTCTCCCTCGATGGCCATGTCTTTAGAGGTCTGAATTCCCTTGCTCACCTGCACCTTGAGAGGAACAATATTCGTTCATTACCTGGCACAGTCTTCCAGGGCACACCCAACCTTGCGTCCCTCAGTCTCAACAACAATCAACTGTCTCGAATAGATGACAAGTTGTTCGCTGGACTCAGCCACATGTGGTTGTTGAACCTAGGATGGAATTCACTGTCTGTCCTGCCTGAGACGGGGTTCCAGGACCTACATGGATTACGAGAGTTAGTTCTTGCTGGGAATCGTCTGGCGTATCTCCAACCGCAGCTATTTCAGGGTCTTACTGAGCTCAAAGAATTGGACCTAACTGGAAACTATCTAAAAGTTATCAAGGCAAATGTGTTTCTGAAACTACCAAAGCTGCAGAAGCTTTATCTGGCCCAAAACCAGATAGTGACTGTGGCGCCTAGGGCATTTGTGGGCATGAAATCTTTAAGATGGTTGGATCTCAGCAGAAATCGTCTATCTGCACTTCACGATGAAACGTTCCTTGGTCTACACAGCCTACATGTGCTTCGACTGTCAAATAACTCAATTAGTAGTCTAAGACCTGGGACTTTCCGTGATTTGCAGTATCTTGAGGAACTCTGCCTTTGTCACAACCAGATACGAGCCTTGGGAGTGAGAGTTTTTGAAGGGCTGGGTCATCTAGAAGTGCTGAACATGGAGAACAACCGGCTACAAGAGGCACGCATGGGCACATTTATGGGCCTGAATCACCTTGCTGTGATAAAACTGACTGGCAGTTGTTTTCATAGCCTACCGGATCAAGTTTTCAAGGGTTTGTCAAAGATCCACAGTATTCACCTTGATAGAGGCTGTTTGACAAAAGTCTCTGCCCAAAGTTTCACTGGTCTAACAGGTCTTCGTCGCCTTTTCCTGCAACACAACAACATTTCTACGGTGGACCGTCAGAGTTTTGTGGAACTACAAGGCCTGCAACAGCTTGATCTAAGGTTCAACCAGTTAACATCCATCACCTCCCACACATTTTATGGCCTGAAGAATCTTGATTACCTGCTACTGTCAGGCAACTTACTTCGCAATTTTCCTGCTGAGGCCTTACTGCCACTGCAACACCTGTCTTGGCTGGATGTCTCTGGAAACAAGTTGGAGTTCCTACTTAATGCGACTATATACATGCTGCCACGTTTGCGTTACTTGAACCTGAAAGACAATGTACTGGTCAACCTTCCAGCTTCTATACCTGATAGCTTGGATCAGCTCTGGCTCTCAGGTAACAATTGGAAATGTGACTGTAGTGCTAAACCCTTCCAAGATTTCATTCTACAAAAGCCACAAGTGGTTCCACTGCAGGTTGAAATGCTTGGGGAAGGTGAGGAGCCCCATACACTTGTCACAATATACAATAACATCACATGTGCCAGCCCACCCAGCGTTTCTGGACTTGACCTGCGGAACATCAGCAGTGAACATTTTCGGGACTGTTAA